The genomic stretch GATGAACAGACTGGCATCACTTACTGCTACGACCCGACCGTTACCGACAGTCTCAACAGCCATCACCGGATATGACTGCAGCCGCTCGTCGTCGAGGTCGCCGTCACCGTCACTGTCGACGACCGAATAAGACGAGGTGGAGATGAGGACGGATGCATCTCTCGTCGCGTTCGACGAACCAAGGGGTATCAGAGAACCAGTTTCGTTTTCAGTAACGAGTGTTGTCCCATTGTTGAGCATCACCGTTTCTACATTCCGTGTCAGCGGATCTGGCGAAACTTCTGTCGCAAGGGGCATCTCGGCCGTGGGTCCGTGAAACCGGAGGTCTCTCACGATTTTATCATCGAATCGAGTTTCTGCACCGACTCCACTGAGGATTCGGTTGCCGCCTCCGCCGACGTCCTCGGCGACTACGAGCATTCCCCCTGCCCGGACAAACGACCGGATACGGGCGAGGTCTTGGTCGTCGTACTGGTCTGATGGGGCGATAGCGATAATAACTGTAGAACCCGGTTGGGCCTGCGTGTACGGGGTCGTCTCTGTGATTACCTCGACGGAAGCACCAGTCGACGCACCGAGTTCACGAATTGTCGTCGATCCCTCCCATCCTGGATTATACGTCCCAAACGCTTCGGTGGTCGTGCTTCCGGCTATCACGAGAGTGAGGAGCACGGCAAGGATGAGCATCGATAGAACCACTCGTGGCCAAGACCAGTCGGTCATCGGGGCCGGGAGTGATGGCATCGTCAAAACACTCCTTCTGGGAGATACCTCAATATCTCCTGGATTGCGATGTACACCAGCCCGAGGCATCCCAACGCGATCAATATGTAAAACCGCCGCTGCCACTTAGGTGCGACAGCGTCCGGCAGTGCCAGTTGTGTCGTGACGAGCAGGCCGATGAAGGACACAACGAAGAACAGTTCATACGAAAAGGATGAGAACACAACCAAGATTAGAATTGTTGCCATCATCCATCCGAGTTGGGTGGAAACGACGCGGTTGCGAGAGGCAAGCATGATGGACACTAAGTCGACATGGTTCAGGAAACTATCGGTTGATGATATTCTATTCGACTACTCTGGTCACACTGCTGCTGGTGGTACCCTATCAGACCGACCTCAGTTCGGAGTTGTAGTGTCGCGTCGCGAGAACATCATCGTGTGACCGTTTGAGTACGTCTGGTGATATCGAGAGCTCGCGGCCATCGACGCCACAGGGTCCCATGTTAGAACCCATCGGCCCATGTCCATCCGATAGGTCCCGACGTTTGTCCGCAGTAGCACGTATTGATGCTCTTCTTGCAACAGCGTTCCCTCGGTGAGTTCTTGTTCAAGTATTCCGTCGAAGTAGCTCCCAGCAGCGGGTGCTTGATACTGTGGCCCACCATCAGCAGCTGCTCGCTCGAAATCGATGACCTCGTCCCAGTAGTATCGATCCATGTAGACAATACCCTGTGTGTGCTGTTGGGCGAACGCCTTTCCATTGACCTCTCCTTGCGTCAGATAGTGTCGCGCTCCGTCACGATAGTCTGGAGTCGATGCCGCAGAGAGCGGCT from Salinigranum halophilum encodes the following:
- a CDS encoding DUF4350 domain-containing protein; the protein is MTDWSWPRVVLSMLILAVLLTLVIAGSTTTEAFGTYNPGWEGSTTIRELGASTGASVEVITETTPYTQAQPGSTVIIAIAPSDQYDDQDLARIRSFVRAGGMLVVAEDVGGGGNRILSGVGAETRFDDKIVRDLRFHGPTAEMPLATEVSPDPLTRNVETVMLNNGTTLVTENETGSLIPLGSSNATRDASVLISTSSYSVVDSDGDGDLDDERLQSYPVMAVETVGNGRVVAVSDASLFINSMQDEASNQALVSAILTGHERILLDYSHAEEQPPIWMALQWLRQTPEAVALSSLLGLLALELLVRRTRRSVT